A section of the Bryobacteraceae bacterium genome encodes:
- a CDS encoding RNA polymerase subunit sigma-24, giving the protein MAESLAAAGAARVPSDFSSWMLAEQGRIFRLCQRMLGDSDEAGSATQDVFLKAYQAWTRSAAELDDPSRWVTRIAVNTCLDRLRSRRWQFWRRRPDGNDEELILAMTPTLEPDGEAQVFGREIGERLRAALERLSPRQRAVFVLRHFDDCPLEEIATQLGLDVGTVKAHLARAVAKLREELKELYGMSRGGRA; this is encoded by the coding sequence ATGGCCGAATCCCTGGCCGCCGCAGGAGCCGCTCGAGTGCCATCGGACTTTTCGTCGTGGATGCTGGCCGAGCAGGGGCGCATTTTCCGGCTTTGCCAGCGGATGCTGGGCGACAGTGATGAGGCGGGCTCGGCCACGCAGGATGTGTTTCTGAAGGCGTATCAGGCGTGGACGCGCTCGGCGGCGGAACTGGACGACCCGTCGCGCTGGGTGACGAGGATCGCGGTGAACACGTGCCTGGACCGCCTGCGGTCGCGGCGGTGGCAGTTCTGGCGTCGGCGCCCGGACGGCAACGACGAAGAGCTGATCCTGGCAATGACGCCGACGCTCGAGCCGGACGGCGAAGCCCAGGTGTTTGGGCGGGAGATCGGGGAGCGGCTGCGGGCGGCCCTGGAGCGGCTGTCGCCGCGGCAGCGGGCCGTGTTCGTACTGCGGCATTTCGACGATTGTCCGCTGGAGGAGATCGCCACACAGCTCGGGCTGGATGTTGGCACGGTGAAGGCCCATCTGGCCCGTGCGGTGGCGAAGTTGCGGGAGGAGCTGAAGGAAC